The Chloroflexia bacterium SDU3-3 genome includes the window CTACGCCTTGGCCGGTGCCGAGCTGCGCGTGCTCAGCGGGGCGCAGGCCGGGCTGGTGCGCGAGGTGACGGACACCGCCTCGATCGGGCGCAGCGACGGCTGCGACCTCTACCTGCCCGACCGCCGCGCGGCCTGGAACCACGCCCGCGTGCGCCGCACCGAGCGCGGCTTCAGCCTGGAGGTGCTGCCCGAGGCCGAGGGCGGCGCGCGGCTGGGCGGCCAGGTGATCTACCCCGGCTCCTCTGCCCCGCTCGCCGATGGCGCGCAGATTATCATCGGCGAGACTACCATCCTGTTCGCTGGGCGGTAGCTAGGCACTACCAAGGCGCGAAGGAGGACGGACACCACGACGACTTGAAGGCACGAAGCCGGGGAGAGGAAATGTGGTGAAGGGGCGGGGGAGATACCCGCGCCTTCGCATCGCTGTGCATCAGGCGGGGCGATGCGAAGGCGCGTGGCGGTGAGGGCGGACACAAGATCCGCCCCTACGCCGCTTGGGTGCGTGGCCTGCATCGCGCCTTCGTGGTAAAACGGCTCCCCCCGTGTTGACGGCGGCGCGGGGCCGTGCTACGATGCGCGCGGTCCCGCACACACAGACGCCGACCACATGTCACACCGATGCACCCAACCGATCTGGCCGCGCCTTGGCCGCTGGCTGATCTGCGCCGTGGCCCTGCTGGCCATGGCCGCGCCCGCCCGCGCCCAGGAGCCGCCGCCGCCCATCCCCCCCGAGAACCAGGTGCAGGCCTGGCTCGACGCCCAGCCCGGCCCGCTGAAGGGCTACAGCGAGGGCGGGGCCAGCGCCGCCGAGATGATCGAGGGCGCGGGCAGCTACTACGGCGTGAGCGTGCGCCTGGTGCTGGCCCTGTTGGAGGCCTGCAGCGGCCTTGTCAGCTCGCCCGCGCCTAGCGCCGCCGCCCTGCGCCAGCCCTTCGGCAGCGGCGGGCCAGAAGGCTTTGCGGCCCAGATCGACTGGGCGGGCGCAGAGCTGCGCGCTGGGTACGGCCCCTATGACGTCCCGCCCACCCTGCGCTTCACTGATGGCACCACGCTCACGCTCACGCTCGACCAGGCCATGGAGGGTGTGGCGGTGCAGCGCTTCCTGGCCCAGGGGCGCAGCCAGACCGAGTGGCGGGCCGCCTACGAGCGCTTCGCCCAGGCGTTTGGCCGCTACTTCAACAACCAGCTGCCCGCCGCACGCGCCGCCGAGCCAGTTGCCGCCAGCGGCTTCCTGCAGCGCCCCTGGCAGGCGGGCACCAAGGTCAAGCACCTGGCCTACTTCGACCATATGTTCCCCACCGTGGACACCAAGTCGGGCGATAATGGCTATGTGGTCAACTACATGGGGCGCGGCGGCGTGCAGTACGATGGCCACGACGGCCACGACTTCTACTTCCCCGACCAGCCGATCGGCACGCTGATCGTGGCCGCCGCCGACGGCGTGGCCTACGCCCGCACCCACCGTGGCTTCGGCGTGGTGATCGTGCACCCCGGCGGCTACGAGACCGTCTACTGGCACCTGGATAAGTTCTCGCGGCGCTTCATGGGCCGGGTGGATACCGACAAGGGCGTGGCCGTGAAGGCCGGGGATGTGATCGGCAGCAGCGGCAAAACGGGCTTTGTGAAGGGTACCCCGCACCTGCATTTCGAGGTTCGCCACAACGGCAAAGAGGTCGACCCCTACGGTTGGTACGGCTCGGGCGGCGACCCGTGCGCGGCCTACGCCGCCTGTGAGGCCAGCCCATGGCTGTGGTCGAGCGATCTGGCGGGTGAGTTCGACTTCACCCCGCCCGGCGCGGCGGCGGCCAGCGACACCACACCGCCTACCGCCACCATCGCCGCCGCCCCGCCCGAGGATGTACTGCTGCTGGCCCGCCCCGCCGAGCAGGATCTGCTGCTGCTAGGCTTTGGTCAGCCCGTGCGCGAGGGTGACGCAGTCAGCCTGCCCGCCGCCAGCAACATCCTCAGCGGCACCGGCAGCGTGGCCATGCTGGCCACATTGCCCGATCGCTACGGCGGCACCAGCAGCGGCCACGCCTACCTGCTCTCCACCAGCGCCAGCCCCGATTCAAAGCCGGCCTACACCAACACCCTGGCCCTGCGCCGCGATGAGCTGGGCGATGGCCGCGCCGTCTGGAACTTCTGGACCACGCCTGCCAGCGGCGATGCGGCCCGCAACGATCTGACTGTGGCCGATGGGCTTGCGCCCGGCCCGCACCGCTTTGT containing:
- a CDS encoding peptidoglycan DD-metalloendopeptidase family protein; translation: MSHRCTQPIWPRLGRWLICAVALLAMAAPARAQEPPPPIPPENQVQAWLDAQPGPLKGYSEGGASAAEMIEGAGSYYGVSVRLVLALLEACSGLVSSPAPSAAALRQPFGSGGPEGFAAQIDWAGAELRAGYGPYDVPPTLRFTDGTTLTLTLDQAMEGVAVQRFLAQGRSQTEWRAAYERFAQAFGRYFNNQLPAARAAEPVAASGFLQRPWQAGTKVKHLAYFDHMFPTVDTKSGDNGYVVNYMGRGGVQYDGHDGHDFYFPDQPIGTLIVAAADGVAYARTHRGFGVVIVHPGGYETVYWHLDKFSRRFMGRVDTDKGVAVKAGDVIGSSGKTGFVKGTPHLHFEVRHNGKEVDPYGWYGSGGDPCAAYAACEASPWLWSSDLAGEFDFTPPGAAAASDTTPPTATIAAAPPEDVLLLARPAEQDLLLLGFGQPVREGDAVSLPAASNILSGTGSVAMLATLPDRYGGTSSGHAYLLSTSASPDSKPAYTNTLALRRDELGDGRAVWNFWTTPASGDAARNDLTVADGLAPGPHRFVLTWDAATRAKALYIDGSLASAICGPELPADLGATIELGRFAQGAAASGVRVDELAIYRRALAADEVAALGQHSVLPPAATSQASFPLVAHAADDAGGIVSVQLGVNGVFGDPQPYRERYDLLLPASGTYTITARFLDRAGNSASAETQITYTPPKVYLPLVMQHP